GAAGACGAATTAAGTTAGACCAATATtcagtggagtacagaagaatgagaagggatttcaaagaaacttataaaattctaaCAGTACTAGGTAAAAAAatgttcctgatggctggagAGACCAGAAAAATGGGTCATAGCCTTGGAATATGGGATATCCCATTTACAACCAAGATTGGGAGTAATTTCCAcaggtgatgaacctgtggaaatctcaaccacagaaggcagtggagtccaagtcattaaatatattcatgaaaACAGTGGATAGATTTCTTAATGgcaaaggaattgagggatacaggAAAAGGTGAGAATAGGGAAAGTGgatgatcagcaatgatcatgtGTATGGTGAAGCAGGCCTGAATGgcatacttctgctcctattttctatttttctgtgAACTGAAGACTACTTAATGATCAGGATCCATTCTCGTTTCTTATGAGGAGAAGGACATTGATAAAGCATCTGAAAATGTTCTGAGGATTGAACAATTTCAACTATTAATAAGTTTGACCTCCAGTTTTAATTTTCTGATCTAAATTGATGTTTGTCACGGAAAGATCTAGCATCTTAAATGTTTAGATTGTTTTGCATATTGCTAAACTTGAGTAAAATTCCATAATTTGCTTCAATATGTAGCTTTATTGTGAAAGCATCTGCTATTGAATGCCATTCTAGTATGTGGTGAATAAATTTTCATAATATTTTGCAGGTGGAAGGTTATGCAGTGGGCTGCAAATTTTCACATGATGGAACTCTACTTGCTTCAGGAAGTTCAGATGGGACAGTATGTTTTTACAACTACCTGAATTCAAAACTGGTTCGTACTTTGCCTGCCCACAAGCAAGCCTGTACTGATGTTTCATTTCACCCTGTGCACCCATCCATTATTGCAACTTCTGACTGGAGTGGAGAAATCAAATTGTGGCAGTGATGGTCAGTTAAATAGCAGTAAGTGGGAGGTAAACTTGAGGTGTGAGTGAATAACATTGTTCATTATTCTGTCCTAGCATCAGAGAATACTCGTTTTCTCGGAAAGAACAACTTAATTTAATTTCTGTTAGTACATAGAATATTGTGTTGATTGATTCAGTCATGTACTTCATATTCTATAACTCATAATAAATAGAAATATGAGGGTTAAAGAAGACTGAGTATCAAGATGCTAATTTGGTGGTTGGTTTGGTCCATGACTAATATATATATGCAGATGTATGAACATTGTTTGATCCCATTAAATTATGCTCATGATTCAGTGAACCACTTAGTTTTTAAAAAGGTACTGAAGCAGTGAAATGAACCAATGCTTCAATAGACCACAATtttaggcaagtttttttttggtgtaaTTTGAATcaatggtagaagcagaaatgatTTTTTCACCAAGAATGATGCAATATGCACTAATAATCACATTGTGCAGTGTTATTACTGTTATATTCATTAACATGTCAAATGGGATGGTGTTCCACTTATTGATGTATTTAGGCCCTGCTCATTATGTTACATGCCAGTGCAGTCCACTTCCGCATCAAAAGTGTGCCATGGGTTTCACTTTGCTGGATGATCAAAATCTATCAAGTATTATACCAATGAAGGTAGTTTTATGTTTCTTTGTTATTCAATAATGACTGATGCTGACAGATTGTAATGGTCAGTTGATAAGGAAAACTACCTGGTTGCTGGGTTGGGTAGTAGCTCAATGTAGCAACATTTGTGATGAGATGTATTTTGTGAagtcaattaaaattaattattgaaGATGGCAGCATAACATTAATTCCTTTCTTCAAATGAATTTGTAACATTTCACTTTATTAAAAACTTTTAAAGTTACTTTCCTTCAATAATTCTCCATATTCTGACCAAATGGAGGCCAGCTGTATCATGCATTACTATTTACATGAATAACTCGAATTTCCTCCTGTAAATTGCAGAAATTGCTTTGTATTGTGTAGATAGTTCAGAGATTGTTAACAGGACATTTAAATTATGGAATTAACTCAAAATCATCATCAACTTAgttcaaacattttaaaacaatactGCTTGGAAACAAAAGCCTTCTGACTTTAGTAGTTCCAGTGTTTTAAAGCAATGATTTATCATGATATAGGAACTCTCTTGGAATCATTTCTGTAGGGATGCAAGGAAATGTCAGGAATGGAACGAAGTGATTAGCAATCCAGTGAGTCAACAGAGGTTCAAACtgcatttttctgtgttgtaaaattgTGTGCTTTTCAAAAATCAGTTGAGATTAACTCTGCTTAGGGAGAAAAGTATAAAAACTTGTGTAAAATTCTTTCAAATGTTCAAAGAAAATCACAGCTTCAAATAAATCCTTTCCGATCTGGCTATTATtttctgtggggaaaaaagtagAGTACTTGTGttctaatgaaaaataaatatttaatttcaaaaatactttactCATGAAAAATTCCATGTGTACATAATAGAATAGTCAAGCAAAAATTTTCATCACAAGTCATGTTATTCCAGTTATTTAATATTAACATGACATTAGTTATCATTTATATACAATCAAACTCCAACAATCCACTATCCAAAAATCCAGATGGTTCACATCTGGCTCACTGGCTGATATTTGCTGCACTCCTTTCCAAATCACCTGGAGGCCAGGTCCTATGTTTCCTTCCAAATCACTGGGGCACCAGGTCCTGTACTTCCTTCCAACTCACCAGGGTggcagttcctgcactcccttccacTGTGCCAGGGCCCCCTTTAAACTTGCTGGGTTTCACTGGAAACTTTACAGTAATACTCtgaaacttctttaaaaaaaagtctttgggTATTAATAAGAATAGTGTGCAATAGTCTGGGAAATCTCCTAGTCTGGTACCAGCAAAGTCACAATTGTGCTGGATTATTGGTGTTTTACTGTCCAAACCTTGAGCAAATAGTTTTTGGGGTTTTAACACAGATTCCAACCCTTAAACTGTGGCCTTTCTCCATAGAACCCTTTCAGTGGCTGCATTGAATCTCAGCGTTTCCCTCAGTACATAGTCCTGGATGTCAAATAATGGCAATTTGCACCACTTAATCGTGGACTGCTCGAACAGTTTTAGGCAGACCAGAAGGAGTCTTTCATCCATTATTGGTTCTCCAGCAGCGCTTATCACAGTCGATGTCCATGGGAGCaacctgtacagcacagaatcctGTGGGGAAGGCCTTGATAAATACTCCTGCATCTTTTCCCAGACTTTCCAGGTAACAGTACATTTTAGAAAAATGCAGCCATTAACATGCTGTCTGATATAATTGTCACTGTCTGTTAATTTGGAAGAATGTAATTGCAAGTGTCTGAAATTGAACTGGGAGCGTGAAAGTACAGATGCCCCCTGTGTTATGGCCATTTAGGGTAGTGGAAATTCACCTTTACACAATTCACAAATCAAtactcaaaaatttgagatgcagtaTAAAAGTCACTCTAGCGGAATTTGCGGGGGGAGAAAAGCAAATGAATAAAGCCACATCTTGGCACATCGTAGATGATGCGGCTTCACATTATGAAAAATTGGGATATGGACTGTTTTCAAGGAATGCAACCCCCTTCCCTGCCATAATGTGGGAGTAACCTCGAAACTTTATTTGTGTGAAGGATTCTTCTTGGATTAAAAAAACGTAGATGGTACTACTGGGCAAGGTAATCCTTCCAGCTTTcatttttactttaatgcaagattGTGTGAATAGTCCACATGAAAATGTATTTGGTTAAAGAATTACTAACCATTAAGATTGTTAGGTTGGTACCtatgtaaaatgtaaaaaaaaattgccaacaCACTGCCAAAGGCTTTTCTTCCTTAGTGATTTCTAAAATCCTTTTATTGATTCCTGTACATTCTATAATTCAGGAGGTGGAGCACAGATTCATTTGACACATTCAACACATATTCAAATTATTAGAGGTACAGAGGCTTGGGTCAGATGTTTCAGACaacattaaaaatcaaaatgcaaTCACAAAAAATAAAAACCAATAAGTGTGCATTGTACAGTGAACGCAGCAAATTTATGGGTTAAATTCAGGGCAGCCTTTTATAATCCATCTTTGAGTTTTTAAATGTCTATATACTCCTTTTGTAAGCAAATTCTAGTGATGGTGGACTCGCATTCTAATACCATTTGTCTTTTCTTGGTCAAATGTTTCCTGGTAGATTTGTACGGAATTGCATTGTACATAACAAAAGATTCTTGGTTGGTTCTTAGACATAAAAAAGACATGTAGCTCTAAAGcctctttcacaatctcagataatcagccttttgatgcttttttttgaagtgtaatctctATTGTGATGATAAAAAAAATTTTGCATGATTCATGAGTTGCAATACAATACTTTCAATGACCTATTGTTTTTCATCTCTGAACCCCTCTTGTTAACATTCAATGGAAGAGAATAATCAAGATTTTATATTTacatcagaaacattttaaaactgcacATGGAAGGGAGTGAAAAATGATCATTTGAGAGCAGCTTGTGTTCAATCAAAACTATTAATTTATATTGCACTTTAGTAAAATGTATGGGGCATTCTTTATATGAAGGAATACTTCTCAAAGGGAGATGAGGTGATTCAAAATATGAGGTCACCAGTCTAACAAAGATATGACAAGGGATTTCTTCCTTGGAAgattgtgactctttggaattcatgACCAGGGATAATGGAGGATGaatcattcaatatattcaagactgagatggacTTTTGCTCTTTAGGGGAGTTGAGGATTATGGAGAACAAGCAGAAAAATGGTGCTGAAGCTGAGATCAGAACTGCCATGTCtgtattgaattgtggagcagcaCAAGAGGGCAAATGGTCTACTACAGCTCGTATCACATTCTTAACACGAAAAACACGAGAACTGGAAGATCATTGCCATatatgggtcaagacccttcatctggctggTCCAGGTGAAAGTTCTTGACTATAACGTtgactgactgtccatttctctccgtagatgctgtctgacccgctgtgttcctccagcatcatgttctTTTTTTTAGTACTAGCTCTTACTCTGGACAAACAGCTTCCCAAAAGTAAGTTACAGATTTTCTTCTGAGGTTAatcataaataaaatatttggcAAAGCACATTATTCTATTGTAGCTACCTATATGTAAAGTGTTATAGAACAATGGATGGTGAGATAAGTACAAAAAGAGTAACACCAGGAAAAACTTTGAATGCCATCAGATGATTTGGGAAATAAAATGTagaaaaataagagcagaaacaTAGCAGAGCTGACATAATGTGCCTTTAAGAATATTAACAGCTGCATTTTTGACATCAAAGGTTTCTTAATTGATTACTTTCAATACATTTCTCTATTTTTCCACTGTATATGAGAAATAAATCAGGTATGAATCATTTTGACCCTGTagttaaacatagaacaatacagcacaatacaggcccttcggcccacaatgttgtgctgacctttaaacctcgcctaagactatctaagcccttcctcccatatatccctctattttaaattcttccatatgcttatctagtaatctcttggaTTTCACCAGTGTACCtacctccgccaccaccccaagGTAGCACactccatgtcccaaccactctctgggtaaaaaaaccttcctctgatatctcccttgaacttcccacccactactttaaagccatgccctcttgtattgagcgttggtgccctgggaaagagctgctgtctgtccactcactattcctcttaatattttgtacacatctatcatgtctcctctcatcctcctcctctccaaagagtaaagccctagctccccttagtctctcctcataagcatactctctaaaccaggcagcatccttgtaaatctcctctgcaccctttccactgcttccacatccttcctataatgaggcgaccagaactggacacagtactctaagtgtggtctaaccagagtcttatagagctgcatcattacctcgcagctcttaaactcgatcccttgacttatgaaagctaacaccccataagctttcttaactaccctatccacctgtgaggcaactttcagggatctatggatatgaacccccagatccctctgctcctccacactaccaagaatcctgccattaactttgtaccctgccttagagtttgtccttccaaagtgtaccacctcatacttctctggattgaacaccatctgccacttcttagcccagatctgcatcctatcaatgtccctctgcaatcttcgacagtcccctacattatccacaacaccaccaacctttgtgtcgtctgtaaacttgccaacccaccctctaccccctcatcaaagtcattaataaaaatcacgaaaagcagaggtcccagaaccgaaccTTGTGGGAccccgctagtcacagccctccaatctgaatgcactccctccaccacaaccctctgctttctacaggcaagccaattctgaatccatgtggccaagcctccctggatcccatgcccttttaccttctgaagaagcctaccatgtggaaccttgtcaaacgccttactaaaatccatgtagaccacatctactgcactaccctcatcaatctgtctggtcacctcctcaaagaaccctatcaaacttgtgagacatgatctgctcttcacaaagccatgctggctgtccctgatcagaccgtgattctctaaatgcccatagatcctatctgtaagaatcctttccaacagcttgcccaccacagatgtaaggcccaccggtctataattccctggattatccctactaccttttttgaataaggggacaacatttgccatccaccaatcctccagtaccattcccatggacaacgaggactcaaagatcctagccaaaggctcagtaatctcctcccttgccttgcggAGCAACCTGgggatattccatcaggccccagggacttctgtcctaatattttctaacagctccaacacatcctccctcttaatatcaacatgctctggaacattaaccttaccaacactgtcctcagcatcatcaaggcccctctccttggtgactactgaagggaagtattcattgaggacctcacccacttccacagcttccaggcacatcttcccacctttatccctaatcggtcctacctttactcccgtcatccttctgctcttcacataagtgaaaaatgccttggggttttccttaaccctactccccttcttgctctcctcagccccttcttaagttccttccttgctaccctatattcctcaagagacctatctgatccttgctgcctaaaccttgtgtatgctgcctttttcctcctaactagatgttccacctctcttgtcaaccatggttctttcaccctgccattctttctctgcctcaccagtacaaatttatccctaacatcctgcaagagatccctgaacaatgaccacatctccatagtacgttTCCCTtgaaaaatgtcatcccaattcagattcacaagttctagccttacagcctcataatttgcccttccccaattaattatcttcctgtcctctttgctcctatccttgtctatgacaatgctaaaggttaggcagtggtggtcactgtcccccaaatactcacccaccgagagatctgtcacctgacccggttcattacctaatactagaactaatatggcattccctcttgtcggcctgtcaacatactgtgacaggaatctgtcctggacacacttaacaaactctgccccgtctaaatctttggtactaagcaggtgccaatcaatatttgggaagtgatAACATgatcccatgataacaaccctgttatttttgcacctttccaaaatctgcctcccgatctgctacCCGAAgtgtccttgctgctaccagggggcctatagaatactcccagtagagcaactgctcctttcttgttcctaacttccacccatactgactctagagaggatcctgctacattatccaccgtCTCTGCAACTGTactagtatccctgaccagtaacgccacccctctcatgtaaccccccccccccccacctccatccattcctgccctggtgacagccaagtctctgcaagggccacaatatcatagttccatgtatttatccaagctctcagttcatcacccttattcctgatgcttcttgcatttaagtaaatgcactttagcccatccaccttactatttttataccctatactctgcttctccttcctcaaagcttctctgtatgttagatctggctttactccatgcacttcttccactgacctatccctccagttcccaccctcattgcaaactagtttaaaccctcccgaaccacactagcaaacctgcctgcaaggatattggtccccaagttcaggtgtaacccatccaatctgtacaggtcccaccttccccagacaagatcccaatgatccaaaaatctaaaaccttgccccctgcaccaactcctcagtcacacattcatctgccatctcctcctattcttaccttcactatcacgtggcactagcagcaatcctgagattgctacccttgaggtcctgttcttcagccttctgcctagctccctaaactcacttttcaggaccccatccctctttctacctatgtggttggtaccaacatgtaccaagacttctggctgctttccctcccgcacaagaatgttgtggacctgatcaaagacatcctggaccctggcacctgggagacaacataccatccaggattcttgctcatgtccacagaaccacctcctgttcccctgactattgaggtccctatcactattgccctccttttctcctcccttcccttctgagcagcaggaccagtcccattgccagagacctggctactgccgcttgatccctgtaggtcatccccctcaaccgcatccaaagtggaatacctgtttttgaggggaacagcctccggggtcctctgctctgtctgcctgttccctttctctttctctcccctgagaGTCACCCATAAATCTGCCTCTTGGACCCTAGaaatacctgctctaaggggaggaggggtgactgcctcccaaagcacagcatctacataactctctccctccctgatgcttcgcagtgtttgaagctgtgactccagctcatcaattctgagctgaagttcctccagcctcaagcacttactgcagatgtggtcaccgtgcactagctcccacatcatgcagctgcagcacatcgccttgccctccatctgaactatttttttcttacctagctaTAGTcttcttaaaagttataacaatagcAGTAAACCTTAcgtttacttaccagctactcaccagggTTGTTGAACACCAGAGTCAGTGTTCAAGAATGAAAACATCTGATTTGGTCTAGTGTAATAAAAACCCATAGGAATTGCTTGTTAACATTTTTGCAAGAACCAAGTATTCCAGTTAAATAGTTTGAAACTTCATATGTAATTTTCAGTAGCACAGTATACTTCTGTGGGAATTTACATTTGTACATTGTTTTCAACATTAATTTTGCATAAATTTGGATTGTCAGTTGAGCAAATTTCCGTAAAGCTGGGCCTTTGTAAGGCTGTCCTTCCTGTAAAGGCCATTTAACTTGGAGGATTTCTCTTTAGCATTCAAAACACCATTATCCAGGGGAACATTATGGACCACAAACAATGTAATGGGATGTCGGTGTGAGGAATCTGCTGAAGTCATTGGAGCAACATCAATATATTTTCTAACGTTAGCAACATCATTTGAATTTTCCATGCACATTtgatttgtctcctttccagtGGACAAAGGTTTGGGGTCTTTTTCAGTATCGTTTTGCTTAGACATGGAAAAGGTATCTTGTTTCTGAATATAATTGTAATCAGCCCCTGAAATCGCTCTGAAATCTGAATCTGCAAAATTATTTTGGTCAGGATCCTCTCCATCAAGGAAATTATCTTCTCTGGAAGTAGCAAACcactgttttccttggtgggttgTTCTTTTCATCAGACTGTTATCTGGTTGCTGCTCAGTATAGCTACTAGATGAAATCCTTCCAGGAGCCCTGCACGAATAATGCTTGTTGATTTTCCTACATTGGTCCATTGTATTTTTTTCAGGTTCATGTATATCCCTTTGATCACTGTACAGTTTTGGGGCCCTGCCCTGTTGAGTCATTATCCTAGATAAGGATAGTGAATCATTAAAGTGTGTTGGGAGAGTTGCATAGGAGTGCTGAGTGCTATCATGTGTCATACCTTTGAATTGTAGTGGCCCTGCATGAACTGGGCTGGATTTGTTGGTTCTGTATTCCTCTGAAGGGCTGCACTTTTTTTCATAAACATTATCTCTCATATCAAAACAGTGAAAGTGTTGACTGGGGTTCATAGTGGTTTGTGCAGTTCCTTTCTTCTTGCTTGTCCTGCTGCAGCTTAAGTAGTTGGAGAAAGTTGATACTGGAGGGGAATAATTGGGAGGGAGCTCACTTGAGGGGCTTGTACTAAAGTCCTCTACTTCCACAAAGCTATCTGTAAAGCTCTGTGATCGAAAAAATCCAACATTTCTATCTTGCATATCTCTTACTTTACTTCTTCCTCTTCTTTGTTCTGCAGGGCAATAAAGAGCTGTGTCACTGCAGTATAAATTAGGCTTGAATTGAGAACGTTGATCAAGTTTGTCAGTATCCTTCATAAGGCCATGTGTAGCCTGTCTTGAGGGTGAGACTGGTTTGGGAGACCCTGGCAAACAGATTGATTCAGAGTTTTCTAACATGTGAGTTTGGATCTCAGAGATGGGTGACTCACATACAGTTCCGGGAAGACCATGCCCAAATTTCTCCGTGCATTCTCCAAGACTTCCTTGAATTCCTGTTGGCAACTGTGCTTAATAAACAGGTAATTAATCAATGACACAAACTGTAGCTGCACATTAATAATGAATTCAATGCAATAAAACCAATTTGTTGACTTCCACTTCAAGTGAATGCAATAAAATCTAATTTTCTATCAATTTAAGGAGACATTTGGAAATGGAGACGATGGAATAGAATTTTGACGGCAGCTTGAGATGGCTGAAACTCTCGCCACTGATAGGAGAAAATGTTGTGGTATGCATGATACAGGGCCAGTGAAACTAGTCTTAACCCAAAAGCTGTTCTCTGCCTTTACATaatattggataaatatttatttttgctaAATGGTGGATTCCCATGTAAGTAACAAACTGTGCCAGCATCACCCACACTGAGCTTTCTTTTGAACTGACTGGTGTGACTTTTGAGTGTACAGTTCTCATTTGCAAGTTCCATTGTGCTCATCACGAGCATAGCAACTTGATTAATTACAAGCACTCATCTTACAATTGGCACAGAATAagtggttgcctcatcctctatAATACAGTACAGCTTGCAGACCTGGGGGCAGTAGGGGACAGTAGAATCTCCTATTCTGCCTCAACAAAATCAGAGAACACTGGCTTAAGCAGCATCAGTGCAGGGAGATAcaaaaatcaacatttcagaaaacGTGAGAAGACCAGCTATTGTAGAGAGGGCAAGAATGGAAAGAACACAGGGAATATCCAAGATGGGTGTAAACTGAAGTTACCAACGTTATAATTACTTTAAGATCAAGCAATCAAACCAAAATGACACAGAAATATGTTGAAACAGGAAGGTAAATCCATATTTGTGATAAAAAGGGAAGGGCTGGGATTTAAGAGGTGACAGACAGTCCGAAAGCTCAGCATTGCCCTTGCAGAATGCAGAGGTGTTATGAAAAGTGGTCAAGCAATCTGCATTGGATTTCTCCAGAGCAGATGAGtttatttatgtgtaatttatctCTCCAgagttaatttgtttttcttgtgaatgttgtgtatctgatgctatgtgcctgtgatgctgctgcaagtaagttttacattgcatcagtgcatacatgtacttgtgtgtatgacaataaacttgactgagaTCATATTGTAAGCACGAAATATAATACAGTTAGGAAGACCtaactgggtccctggatggtgaaaaGGGAAGAAGTTAAAGGGTAAAAGTCGCATCTCCTGCTCCTGCAAGGAAAGTGCAGTCAGAGGGGAGTGGTAGGTGGAGATGAAACAATGGACAACGTTGTCATAGAGGGTTATTTTTTGGAAGGCTGAAAGGGGAGTGGAAGATGTGTCTGTTGGTGGAATCTATTTGGAGGTgacagaaattatggaggatgatctgttaaatgtggaggctgttgcAGTGGAAGGTAAGGACAGAGGTAGTCTTATTCATGTCCTCTCTGGTAGGAGAGGGGTGTGAACAGGAGTGCAGGAAACAAAGAAGATGCTTTTGAGACCATTTTCTGCCTTTCATGTTCCTGTGGCCTGATTACAAGACTCCAAGGATCTGGTAGCAGCCATGAGACCAGCCAGCCTGATCCTGAGCAATAGAATGGTGATGACTAGAGGCAACCACCACAGTACTACTAAATGGTAGATATCCTGCCTCTATCTCAGTTGCATGAATGAAATACACAACAGCAAGAACTGGAGCAGTTCCTTCCCAGCACAAAGCTTGTCCTAAGAAGAGAGCTTCCTTAGTCCCATGAGTCATTGGTACCATTAGAGCTGGTAATTTTCTTTTAACCAACCTGGCTCCTAAGTTGCACCCAGGGAACGCACAAGAGAGATGAAAGAACACCATCTTAAACAGATTGGGTAAGATTCCAAAATTAACATGGGGTTCTCATAAAACTGAGGATatatggagacatacagcacactCTGCCCATGctaacccatctatactaatctcatttaccagtatttggtttgtaaccttctatgccttgcgaGTCAAATGCTTGACTAAATAGTTTGTGCTCAGTTATGTTGTGATTATTGCAAAGTATTTGAGTTTCTAATGTTAATAAAATTCTAAACCATCTTCTAAATTAAAGACTGAGATTTGACCCAGAAGTGTGAAATACGAATGTCGATGGAAAGAAGACAATAGATGGAAAAAATACACATTATACTTTGATTCTTGGATGTGGCACGAGGAattcctgatgaagagtcttaaaccaaaatgtcaactgtttatctccctccatagatgctgcctgacctgctgtgttgctCCA
The window above is part of the Pristis pectinata isolate sPriPec2 chromosome 1, sPriPec2.1.pri, whole genome shotgun sequence genome. Proteins encoded here:
- the LOC127571327 gene encoding brain-enriched guanylate kinase-associated protein, yielding MSSPNKTSLKSRSSSLSRNINTVTAAKMEKISSSQKQNEQLQEHQLEQEFESDTTHSYLKAELKRAQEELKKLAGKLRRTRNNHTALQKVNQDLENKLHRMAQLHEKEKRNLNHEVNILSCHLMEAKMTIEKLTGDNLPTGIQGSLGECTEKFGHGLPGTVCESPISEIQTHMLENSESICLPGSPKPVSPSRQATHGLMKDTDKLDQRSQFKPNLYCSDTALYCPAEQRRGRSKVRDMQDRNVGFFRSQSFTDSFVEVEDFSTSPSSELPPNYSPPVSTFSNYLSCSRTSKKKGTAQTTMNPSQHFHCFDMRDNVYEKKCSPSEEYRTNKSSPVHAGPLQFKGMTHDSTQHSYATLPTHFNDSLSLSRIMTQQGRAPKLYSDQRDIHEPEKNTMDQCRKINKHYSCRAPGRISSSSYTEQQPDNSLMKRTTHQGKQWFATSREDNFLDGEDPDQNNFADSDFRAISGADYNYIQKQDTFSMSKQNDTEKDPKPLSTGKETNQMCMENSNDVANVRKYIDVAPMTSADSSHRHPITLFVVHNVPLDNGVLNAKEKSSKLNGLYRKDSLTKAQLYGNLLN